Proteins found in one Aquibium microcysteis genomic segment:
- a CDS encoding Arc family DNA-binding protein has protein sequence MTDREKYPSEAAERFQVRMPPGLRDRIKAAADANSRSMNTEIVATLDEKYPATIELDQDEFAERWLFPIIQTPDEDVERRAALIAKANAAAAEIHPNLGVWERFVRNRIELIFGIRDPSLVSPEVRNMIQRVIMSPKARP, from the coding sequence ATGACCGACCGCGAGAAGTACCCAAGCGAGGCCGCCGAACGTTTCCAAGTCCGGATGCCGCCCGGCTTGCGAGACCGCATCAAAGCCGCCGCCGACGCCAACAGCCGCTCCATGAACACGGAAATTGTTGCCACGTTAGATGAAAAGTACCCGGCCACGATCGAGTTGGATCAAGACGAGTTTGCAGAAAGATGGCTCTTCCCGATAATCCAGACGCCGGATGAAGACGTTGAGAGACGCGCTGCATTGATCGCCAAGGCGAACGCAGCGGCAGCAGAAATACATCCCAACCTTGGCGTCTGGGAGCGATTTGTCCGCAATCGGATTGAATTGATATTCGGCATCCGAGACCCTTCCCTTGTTTCGCCCGAGGTACGGAACATGATCCAGCGTGTCATCATGAGCCCCAAGGCGAGGCCCTAA
- a CDS encoding helix-turn-helix domain-containing protein, with product MADTRQPHLIDESVGSRIRARRLNMRLSQEKLADRIGVTFQQVQKYENGANRVSASRLQAIANALDVRPSFFFEEAEKALNSTKSRVEGDDSTGGLIEFLSSAEGLALNLAFGKIGDAKIRRRVVDLVKALGPED from the coding sequence ATGGCTGATACGAGACAACCACACCTGATCGACGAATCCGTGGGCAGTCGGATTCGCGCCCGACGCCTCAACATGAGACTGAGCCAGGAGAAGCTCGCCGACAGGATTGGCGTCACCTTTCAGCAAGTCCAAAAGTATGAAAACGGCGCCAACCGTGTGAGCGCCAGCCGGCTGCAGGCTATCGCCAACGCCCTTGACGTGCGACCTTCTTTCTTCTTCGAGGAAGCGGAGAAGGCTCTCAATTCTACGAAGAGCCGGGTGGAGGGCGACGATTCCACCGGTGGCCTGATCGAATTCCTCAGCAGCGCCGAGGGCCTCGCCCTCAACCTCGCGTTTGGGAAGATCGGCGATGCCAAGATTCGCCGGCGCGTTGTTGACCTTGTGAAGGCACTGGGTCCTGAGGATTAG
- a CDS encoding DNA-binding protein yields the protein MMTNGQIELVWGAEAIAAFIGRTPRATFHLLEKKEIPARKVSGRWVAERGQLTRFFMKPDVEGGSN from the coding sequence ATGATGACAAACGGGCAGATTGAATTGGTCTGGGGCGCGGAAGCTATCGCGGCTTTTATCGGCCGCACGCCGCGCGCGACGTTCCACCTGCTGGAAAAGAAGGAGATTCCAGCCCGGAAGGTTTCCGGCCGCTGGGTGGCTGAACGGGGACAACTGACGCGCTTCTTCATGAAGCCTGACGTCGAAGGCGGCTCGAACTGA
- a CDS encoding plasmid mobilization protein, protein MDIRQRKENKLFVRVSDDDKRRLRSAARQRGQTLSAFMREAATMVATTDGRG, encoded by the coding sequence ATGGATATTCGGCAGCGGAAAGAGAACAAGCTTTTCGTCCGCGTTTCAGACGACGACAAGCGCAGGCTTAGGTCGGCCGCTCGGCAGCGCGGCCAGACGCTTTCGGCGTTCATGCGCGAAGCCGCGACCATGGTCGCCACGACCGATGGGCGCGGCTGA
- a CDS encoding type II toxin-antitoxin system PemK/MazF family toxin, whose product MSILNHPQIGTILRVDLNEGFRPPEMRKRRPAIVISPKLAGRDQLCTIVPLSTTEPNPPQTYNCLLELDPPLPFPYDSPRMWVKADMVMCVAFHRLKLLDRGRDATGERVYDVRVLSPEKMAEIKECIKHSLGMRD is encoded by the coding sequence ATGAGCATTCTCAATCATCCTCAGATCGGGACTATACTCCGCGTTGATTTGAACGAAGGTTTTAGGCCGCCTGAGATGCGGAAGAGGCGGCCAGCAATTGTGATTTCGCCAAAGCTTGCTGGCCGAGACCAACTCTGTACCATTGTCCCGCTAAGCACAACAGAACCGAACCCACCGCAGACCTACAACTGCCTTTTGGAGTTGGACCCGCCCTTGCCTTTTCCATACGATTCCCCCCGAATGTGGGTAAAGGCGGATATGGTGATGTGCGTGGCCTTCCACCGTCTAAAGCTGCTTGATCGTGGGCGGGACGCAACCGGCGAACGAGTTTACGACGTTCGTGTGCTGAGCCCCGAAAAGATGGCTGAAATTAAGGAATGCATTAAGCACTCACTTGGTATGCGAGATTGA
- a CDS encoding ABC transporter ATP-binding protein has protein sequence MIEVRNVTKAYGGATVVADVSLHLPAPGLTAIVGPNGAGKTTLLSIMARLSAADSGSVRIGGMDVATARSDLLARRLAILRQDNVMTARLTVGELVGFGRYPHNGGRPTQMDRDRIAASIAFLDLEGLEHRFLDELSGGQRQRAFMAMVLCQDTDYLLLDEPLNGLDMRHAVETMRLLRRAVDDLGKAVVVVLHDINAAAAYADRVVAMKSGRVVFHGTARDFMSDRILCGIYDMEIAVHEIGDRRVAVLDR, from the coding sequence ATGATCGAAGTCCGGAACGTCACCAAGGCCTATGGCGGGGCGACGGTCGTCGCCGACGTCTCGCTCCACCTGCCGGCGCCAGGCCTGACGGCCATCGTGGGTCCCAACGGCGCCGGCAAGACCACGCTGCTGTCGATCATGGCGCGGCTCTCGGCAGCCGATTCCGGCAGCGTCCGGATCGGGGGCATGGACGTGGCGACCGCCAGAAGCGATCTGCTCGCCCGCCGTCTCGCCATCCTGCGGCAGGACAACGTCATGACCGCGCGGCTGACGGTCGGGGAACTGGTCGGCTTCGGTCGCTACCCCCACAACGGCGGCCGACCGACCCAGATGGACAGGGACCGGATCGCGGCATCGATCGCCTTCCTCGACCTCGAGGGGCTGGAACACCGCTTCCTTGACGAACTTTCCGGAGGTCAGCGCCAGCGCGCCTTCATGGCGATGGTACTGTGCCAGGACACGGATTACCTGCTGCTCGACGAGCCGTTGAACGGCCTCGACATGCGTCATGCGGTCGAGACGATGCGGCTGCTGCGCCGAGCCGTCGACGACCTGGGCAAGGCGGTCGTCGTCGTCCTGCACGACATCAACGCCGCCGCCGCCTATGCCGACCGGGTCGTGGCGATGAAGAGCGGACGCGTCGTCTTCCACGGGACCGCGCGCGACTTCATGTCTGATCGGATCCTGTGCGGCATCTACGACATGGAGATTGCGGTGCATGAGATCGGTGACCGCAGGGTTGCAGTTCTCGACCGCTAG
- a CDS encoding DUF6074 family protein, whose amino-acid sequence MTSVVFFPWHRRVGRVREIADKLSGKSGDSATAYWRLVVQKQRKSMARIGIEGDAADEQLRALFNAVQNELRHSARDGAA is encoded by the coding sequence ATGACAAGCGTGGTCTTCTTCCCTTGGCATCGCCGCGTCGGTCGCGTGCGCGAGATTGCCGACAAGCTGTCGGGCAAGAGCGGCGACTCCGCTACGGCCTATTGGCGGCTCGTCGTACAGAAGCAGCGGAAGAGCATGGCCCGGATCGGCATTGAAGGCGACGCGGCCGACGAACAACTCCGGGCGCTCTTCAATGCCGTGCAGAACGAGTTGCGCCATTCGGCTCGCGATGGTGCGGCGTGA
- a CDS encoding helix-turn-helix domain-containing protein has product MTTSLALLSPAEAAERLGISDRQLRALTVSGAIPYINIGLGTKREARRYDPADVKQFVESRRRQADEAQRSRSTATTSAVWVHDFCEMRIERQEAKAKAFLAKPKRRRLKP; this is encoded by the coding sequence ATGACAACATCGCTCGCGCTACTGTCCCCGGCGGAAGCCGCCGAGCGGCTTGGAATCTCTGACCGCCAACTTCGCGCCCTGACTGTGTCCGGCGCAATCCCGTACATCAACATCGGGCTGGGGACCAAACGCGAGGCGCGCCGCTACGACCCGGCAGACGTTAAGCAGTTCGTTGAATCGAGACGCCGCCAGGCCGATGAAGCCCAGCGCAGCAGATCCACGGCGACAACATCCGCAGTTTGGGTACATGATTTTTGCGAGATGCGGATTGAGAGGCAGGAAGCCAAGGCAAAGGCTTTCCTCGCAAAGCCAAAAAGGCGGCGGCTCAAACCTTAG
- a CDS encoding glycoside hydrolase family 73 protein has protein sequence MSYIFDGNRETPESIARKRRIAEALAGTVATAPRNVGEGLQSIGNAFVYRSMMGNADKAEKAGQANAASAWADVFGGGGAGGDFPPAPAAPGAAPYAVGGDEPKGFTGSQQDFVQMLMPAAVEASKRTGIDPRIIVAQAAQETGWGKSAPGNNYFGIKSHGQGGGQTLKTHEYVNGQRVNVSDSFRTFQDPADSVAGYADFILQNPRYKPLMQAQGLDAQLQALQASGYATDPNYSQSVGSIARGIQIPQQAALESLPVGGSMQMGRAPVQMAQADAQNSMTMGAPPVQAGGGQPNAQSLMGLLNNPYLSDSQKQVASALLQNQMRQQDPAYQLDMDLKRTQLEQMRKPQGDPFTLGEGQIRFDAQGNPIAKGGASTKAPTVQTFYDEQGREYKAQWNDEAMKWEPVGNSKADRNGGLSITLPDGTTVQQGAFDKTDAKNVANRVTEEQEAAAAGTSLRQTVGMLREASRGVGYSGPGAGIYGGLDNALEGMGAPFSLPGNSADRAVMTSGGLDVALSQVQKTKGAISNAEMALFMAAAPGLQNTPQGNAALLDMIEAVADRQVERASAMETYRQQNGGTLDGFERQWASYIDQNPLIVREGGGVRLNVGPRRPQGAVTATPAPALAAPAGAVEMLRSNPGLAAQFDEKYGAGAAARILGGQ, from the coding sequence ATGAGTTACATTTTCGACGGCAACCGCGAAACCCCGGAAAGCATCGCGCGCAAGCGCAGGATTGCCGAGGCTCTGGCCGGGACGGTCGCAACTGCGCCCCGGAACGTTGGCGAGGGCCTCCAGTCGATCGGCAACGCCTTCGTGTACCGGTCTATGATGGGCAATGCCGACAAGGCAGAGAAGGCCGGACAGGCGAACGCGGCGAGCGCATGGGCTGACGTCTTTGGCGGGGGTGGTGCCGGCGGTGACTTCCCGCCTGCTCCTGCGGCTCCTGGCGCGGCGCCTTACGCCGTGGGTGGAGATGAGCCGAAGGGGTTTACTGGTTCGCAGCAAGATTTCGTCCAGATGCTCATGCCGGCCGCCGTTGAAGCATCGAAACGGACTGGCATTGATCCTCGCATCATCGTGGCTCAGGCCGCGCAAGAAACAGGATGGGGCAAGAGTGCGCCGGGAAACAACTACTTTGGCATCAAAAGCCACGGGCAGGGTGGCGGACAGACGCTCAAGACGCACGAGTACGTCAACGGGCAGCGCGTCAACGTGTCGGACAGTTTCCGCACGTTCCAAGACCCGGCAGACAGCGTGGCCGGTTATGCAGATTTCATCCTTCAGAACCCGCGATACAAGCCGCTGATGCAGGCTCAGGGCCTCGATGCGCAGTTGCAGGCATTGCAGGCGTCTGGGTACGCCACAGACCCGAACTATTCGCAGTCGGTTGGATCAATCGCGCGTGGCATTCAGATTCCGCAGCAGGCCGCGCTTGAAAGCCTTCCGGTGGGCGGTTCGATGCAGATGGGCCGTGCGCCTGTCCAGATGGCACAGGCGGACGCGCAGAACAGCATGACCATGGGCGCACCACCCGTGCAAGCCGGCGGCGGACAGCCCAACGCGCAAAGCCTTATGGGGCTGCTGAACAATCCGTATCTGTCGGATTCTCAGAAGCAGGTTGCCAGTGCATTGCTCCAAAACCAGATGCGCCAGCAAGACCCGGCCTATCAGTTGGACATGGACCTAAAGCGAACGCAGTTGGAGCAGATGCGCAAGCCGCAGGGCGATCCGTTCACGCTCGGCGAAGGCCAGATCCGTTTCGACGCACAAGGCAACCCGATTGCGAAGGGCGGCGCGAGCACGAAGGCCCCGACCGTCCAGACGTTCTATGACGAGCAGGGGCGCGAGTACAAAGCGCAGTGGAACGACGAGGCCATGAAGTGGGAGCCGGTCGGCAACAGCAAGGCCGACCGCAACGGCGGCCTATCCATCACGCTCCCGGATGGCACCACGGTGCAGCAGGGTGCCTTTGACAAGACGGACGCGAAGAACGTGGCGAACCGCGTCACCGAGGAGCAGGAAGCGGCAGCGGCCGGCACGAGCCTGCGGCAGACAGTGGGAATGCTTCGCGAGGCGAGCCGGGGCGTTGGCTATTCCGGTCCCGGCGCTGGCATCTATGGCGGCTTAGACAACGCGCTTGAAGGCATGGGCGCGCCGTTCTCGCTTCCGGGCAATTCTGCCGATCGGGCGGTTATGACTTCGGGTGGCCTCGATGTTGCGTTGTCTCAGGTGCAGAAGACCAAGGGCGCAATCTCAAATGCGGAGATGGCGCTATTCATGGCGGCGGCTCCTGGCCTCCAGAACACGCCACAGGGTAACGCTGCCTTGCTCGACATGATTGAGGCCGTCGCCGATAGGCAGGTGGAACGCGCTTCCGCCATGGAAACCTACCGGCAGCAGAACGGCGGCACGCTCGACGGCTTCGAAAGGCAGTGGGCAAGCTACATCGATCAGAATCCGTTGATTGTTCGCGAAGGTGGCGGCGTCCGGCTCAATGTCGGCCCTCGACGTCCGCAAGGTGCGGTAACGGCGACGCCAGCTCCCGCCCTCGCGGCCCCGGCCGGCGCCGTCGAGATGCTTCGCAGCAATCCCGGCCTCGCTGCGCAATTCGATGAAAAGTACGGGGCAGGCGCGGCGGCTCGCATCCTGGGGGGGCAGTGA
- a CDS encoding winged helix domain-containing protein: MSALANGVTVRHSLRPEKEPATKRAPRFSIKVRIEPDGRIVQLDGRDAWAMCELVRAGERGCTPIDNPAPRWSAYTFKIRKAGFVVETVHEAHDGPFAGTHARYVLRTPVTVIDSGAAE; encoded by the coding sequence ATGTCAGCCTTAGCAAACGGCGTTACCGTACGCCATAGCCTTCGACCGGAAAAAGAGCCTGCCACGAAGCGCGCGCCGCGCTTTTCGATCAAGGTCCGCATTGAGCCGGACGGTCGGATAGTGCAACTCGACGGGCGCGACGCCTGGGCCATGTGCGAACTGGTGCGCGCTGGTGAGCGTGGGTGCACGCCGATCGACAATCCTGCCCCACGCTGGTCAGCCTACACGTTCAAGATCCGCAAAGCTGGTTTTGTAGTCGAGACAGTCCACGAGGCGCACGACGGACCTTTTGCCGGCACACATGCCCGCTACGTTCTGAGGACGCCGGTCACAGTCATTGACAGTGGGGCGGCAGAATGA
- a CDS encoding SOS response-associated peptidase — MCNLYNISKGPQAILDFTRAMRSEAGNLEPGSVYPDYSAPIVRNSDGGRVLARARWGLPSSRKALMDAASRRADKLRAKGKEVDFDQILKMEPDGGTTNVRNTASRHWKPWLGVENRCLVPFTSFAEPDPANQPVGGRTPNAWFSIGPDYPLAFFAGIWVSQWESVRKVRDGLVTADLYGFLTTEPNAVVAPVHPKAMPVILTTAGEVDTWLSAPWEEAKALQRPVDDELLTIVPKPEATDGA, encoded by the coding sequence ATGTGCAACCTGTACAACATCTCCAAGGGCCCGCAGGCCATTCTCGACTTCACGCGAGCGATGCGCAGCGAGGCTGGCAACCTGGAGCCGGGAAGCGTTTACCCGGACTACTCCGCCCCGATTGTTCGCAACAGCGACGGTGGCCGTGTACTCGCCCGCGCCAGATGGGGTCTGCCGTCGTCGCGCAAGGCTCTGATGGATGCGGCATCGAGGCGGGCCGACAAGTTGCGGGCCAAAGGCAAGGAAGTTGATTTCGACCAGATTCTGAAGATGGAACCGGACGGCGGCACGACGAACGTGCGCAACACGGCAAGCCGGCACTGGAAGCCTTGGCTTGGCGTCGAGAACCGTTGCCTGGTGCCGTTCACCTCCTTTGCCGAGCCTGATCCTGCCAACCAGCCGGTAGGCGGTCGTACTCCCAACGCGTGGTTTTCCATTGGCCCTGACTATCCGCTCGCTTTCTTCGCCGGCATCTGGGTTTCGCAATGGGAAAGCGTGCGAAAGGTCCGCGACGGACTGGTGACGGCCGACCTCTACGGGTTCCTGACGACGGAACCTAACGCGGTTGTGGCACCCGTGCATCCGAAAGCCATGCCCGTCATCCTGACCACGGCCGGCGAGGTCGACACCTGGCTCTCCGCGCCATGGGAGGAAGCGAAGGCGCTACAGCGTCCGGTAGATGATGAACTACTGACGATTGTGCCGAAGCCAGAGGCTACCGATGGAGCCTGA
- a CDS encoding tyrosine-type recombinase/integrase — protein MSVRKRTWTSPSGDEKTAWIVDYRDAAGARRQKTFARKKEADAYRATATVEVREGVHVADSQSATVAKAGDLWIASAVNNELERATLLQYRQHLKLHILPFIGGSRLSELNIPTVRAFEERLREEGRSPSMIRKVLVSLGSLLSDAQERGLCARNVVRDMRGKRKGKEARLLKRQKVKKQAGINIPANAEIKAIVAALEGRWRPLLLVAIFTGLRASELRGLRWADVDLDERKLHVRQRADRYNTIGSPKSEAGARAVPLPPIVLNTLKEWKLRSGGGELAFPNGKGNVESLSNIIKRGFHPAQIKAGVTRETGELDKEGKPILAAKYTGLHSLRHFFASWLINPPDRGGLGLPPKVVQERMGHSTIAMTMDTYGSLFPPGDDAGKLADAERALLS, from the coding sequence ATGTCCGTCCGCAAGCGCACTTGGACCAGCCCGTCCGGCGACGAGAAAACAGCTTGGATAGTTGACTATCGAGACGCAGCGGGAGCGCGAAGGCAGAAAACCTTTGCGCGGAAAAAGGAAGCCGACGCCTACCGCGCGACAGCGACCGTGGAAGTCCGCGAAGGCGTCCACGTAGCCGATTCCCAAAGCGCCACCGTCGCGAAGGCCGGCGACCTATGGATTGCCAGCGCCGTTAACAATGAACTGGAGCGGGCGACCTTGCTTCAGTATCGCCAGCACCTGAAGCTTCATATCCTGCCGTTCATTGGCGGGTCGCGGCTATCCGAACTCAACATTCCGACCGTGCGCGCTTTCGAAGAACGCTTGCGAGAGGAAGGCCGGTCGCCCTCGATGATACGCAAGGTCTTGGTCAGCCTCGGTTCGCTCCTGTCCGACGCTCAGGAACGCGGGCTATGCGCGCGCAACGTCGTGCGCGACATGCGCGGCAAGCGTAAGGGCAAGGAAGCGCGTCTATTGAAGCGCCAGAAGGTCAAGAAACAGGCGGGCATTAACATACCGGCGAACGCGGAAATCAAAGCCATCGTCGCGGCGCTGGAGGGGCGTTGGCGTCCGTTGCTGTTGGTGGCGATATTCACCGGCCTGCGTGCATCGGAATTGCGCGGACTGCGATGGGCCGACGTCGATCTTGATGAGCGCAAGCTGCACGTTCGCCAGCGCGCCGACCGATACAACACCATCGGTTCGCCGAAGTCAGAGGCAGGCGCCCGCGCCGTCCCCTTGCCCCCCATTGTCTTGAACACCCTCAAGGAATGGAAGCTGCGCAGCGGCGGCGGCGAACTCGCTTTCCCCAATGGGAAGGGAAACGTTGAGTCATTGTCGAACATCATCAAGCGAGGCTTCCATCCAGCGCAGATCAAGGCAGGCGTCACGCGCGAGACGGGCGAACTCGACAAGGAAGGCAAGCCGATCCTGGCCGCCAAGTACACCGGGCTGCACTCGCTTCGCCATTTCTTCGCAAGTTGGCTCATTAATCCGCCGGATCGCGGCGGGCTTGGATTGCCGCCAAAAGTGGTGCAGGAGCGCATGGGACATTCGACCATCGCCATGACCATGGACACTTATGGTTCGCTGTTTCCCCCCGGGGATGACGCCGGCAAGCTCGCGGATGCCGAGCGCGCGTTGCTGTCTTGA